In Streptomyces sp. DG2A-72, one genomic interval encodes:
- a CDS encoding YafY family protein — MRADRLVSLVLLLRQRGRLTADTLARELEVSTRTVLRDIEALSAAGVPVYAERGRHGGFVLSPGFRTELTGLNHDEALALLTAGSGRGEQVFGLGSALASAMRKVVDALPESHRATASDAVQRILVEPETDLLSRRPVTEEVPDSTMIEVRRAVLAGRKLRIHYAATGQTPRWRTVDPIGLVTVRDRGYLLATRSGADRTYRLSRVMAAEELPEAAQRPNRVDLDRIWRERSAQFLSDGDHITVLVRVNPARREELLDTVLAVRAEEPDADSWLRLEVTFQDSRHAEWALWQLSTDAEALSPQSLRISLRNRAAAMASRYGDSVPA; from the coding sequence ATGCGTGCCGACCGGTTGGTCTCGCTCGTCCTGCTGCTGCGTCAGCGCGGTCGGCTGACTGCGGACACGCTGGCCCGCGAGCTGGAGGTATCCACCCGCACCGTGCTGCGCGACATCGAGGCACTGTCCGCGGCCGGCGTGCCGGTCTATGCCGAACGCGGCCGGCACGGTGGCTTCGTGTTGTCGCCCGGTTTCCGGACCGAGCTCACCGGTCTGAACCACGACGAGGCCCTTGCCCTGCTGACCGCCGGATCGGGGCGCGGCGAGCAGGTGTTCGGCCTCGGCTCGGCGCTCGCTTCGGCGATGCGGAAGGTGGTCGACGCGCTGCCCGAAAGCCATCGGGCCACCGCGAGCGACGCGGTCCAGCGCATTCTCGTCGAGCCGGAGACCGACCTGCTCTCACGTCGGCCGGTCACTGAGGAGGTACCCGACTCCACCATGATCGAGGTCCGGCGCGCGGTGCTCGCCGGACGCAAGCTGCGCATCCACTACGCGGCCACGGGCCAGACACCACGGTGGCGCACGGTGGACCCGATCGGGCTGGTCACCGTACGCGACCGGGGCTACTTGCTGGCCACGAGATCTGGTGCGGACCGCACCTACCGGCTGTCTCGGGTGATGGCCGCCGAGGAGCTCCCCGAAGCGGCACAGCGACCGAACCGGGTCGATCTTGACCGGATCTGGCGGGAACGCTCCGCGCAGTTTCTTTCCGACGGCGACCACATCACCGTGCTGGTACGGGTGAATCCGGCGCGGCGGGAGGAACTGCTGGACACCGTGCTGGCCGTCCGCGCGGAAGAACCCGACGCAGACAGCTGGCTGCGGCTGGAGGTGACCTTCCAAGATTCACGACACGCCGAATGGGCGCTGTGGCAGCTCAGCACGGACGCGGAGGCCCTGTCCCCGCAGTCGTTGCGCATCTCCCTGCGCAACCGTGCCGCCGCGATGGCCTCCCGCTACGGAGACTCCGTGCCCGCCTGA
- a CDS encoding WD40 repeat domain-containing protein, with translation MEALSSDSGARTAFAERLALLYREAGNPPLKRVAEAVVQLQRVDERGRPVRVSAQRISDWRRAKNVPAQFAALAAVLHILIPQARRARPTPVSAGLYDLAQWQRIWEQAVADPIGERAAVSGEGEEGERSAGDAPAVPGGVCPYRGLASYRQQDARWFFGRERSTDALMAQLRAAEKTGGLVMLVGASGAGKSSLLNAGLVPALEQDAREVVQLVPGAHPLAELTERIPELAPLVSTPDVDTQAVREAVAEWARPSSPTGPVVIVDQFEEAFTLCSDEADRRTFIQLLHAACAPASDGPAPVLVVLGIRADFYEQCLAHPELADALQHRHMVLGPLTTAELREAVTGPAKAVGLELEPGLAELIVREVSADGLRGAHDAGVLPLLSHALLATWQRRKAGRLTLAGYRAAGGIQGAVAATAERAWSGLDPAARTAARLLLLRLVRLGEDTQATRRRGTRRQLAEESTDPDKTEESLEALVRARLVTLDAESVEITHEALLHAWPRLRDWIDEGRSDHLLRQRLEEDSRSWEGSNRDTALLYRGSRLEQAHSWAKSAGDTFLTRSAVEFLAASVRLRRRVVWISRGAVAALVVLAVVAVGAAVVAIQQRDDAVFAQVLAESDRVQSTDPSLSAQLGLVAHRLRPDDADANNRLISIVNAPLATPLLGHTGAVYLTTFSPDGRLLATASYDRTVRLWDVSDPTRPKAVGKPLTGHTSWVSSAVFSPDGKTLASAGDDGTLRLWDVSDPSRPRSLGAPLTGHDGTIYLVAFSPDGHTLATADEERNVRLWDVRDIRRPRTLGTLTGHTAPVRSVAFSPDGRTLAAGGDDNTVTLWDMDDPRRPERIGTPLTGHTDTVHSVAFSPDGRTLASGSSDNTIRLWDVTDRAHATALGAPLTGHTGPIWSVAFSPDGSMLAAGSADSTASLWNVRNPAYPSQVGMPLAGSSGEMYAIGFSPDGRTLATGTGDGKARLWSIPRSDMIGRIGAFRRDGKILATGSGDSKIRLWNVASPGRPVALGKPFTTGERDIRLLVFSPDGRTLAVLTGVRNTVQLWNIADPAHPVAYGKPVLLHTRYSGPDSLAFSPDGRTLASAYDDRTIQLWNAADPAHLVPLGKPLTGHKGYVNSLAFSPDGRTLASGSADLTIRLWNVTDLRHATPLGKPLTGHLGPINALAYTPDGRTLASGSDDNTVRLWNVTDPDGATLLGRPLTGHTEALVSLTFSHDGRTLASGGNDNTVRLWNVTDPADASPIGQSMSPNAKTGNFLSFSPAGHMLGVSSGSDTVRLWNLDVDQAISRICSATHGVLTREKWQEYLPRLSYEPPCRQ, from the coding sequence GTGGAGGCCTTGAGTTCCGACTCAGGGGCACGCACAGCCTTCGCGGAGCGCCTCGCGCTGCTGTACCGGGAGGCCGGCAACCCTCCCCTCAAGCGCGTGGCCGAGGCGGTCGTACAGCTGCAGCGGGTCGATGAGCGAGGGCGGCCCGTACGGGTGTCCGCGCAGCGGATCAGCGACTGGCGGCGGGCGAAGAACGTACCTGCCCAGTTCGCCGCCCTCGCGGCGGTGCTGCACATCCTGATCCCGCAGGCGCGGCGCGCGCGGCCCACTCCGGTGTCGGCCGGCCTGTACGACCTGGCTCAGTGGCAGCGCATCTGGGAGCAGGCGGTGGCCGATCCCATCGGGGAGCGTGCCGCCGTGTCCGGGGAAGGGGAAGAGGGGGAGCGGTCCGCGGGCGACGCCCCGGCCGTACCCGGTGGTGTGTGTCCGTACCGGGGGCTCGCCTCCTATCGGCAGCAGGACGCGCGGTGGTTCTTCGGCCGGGAGCGGAGCACCGACGCCCTCATGGCGCAGCTCCGCGCGGCGGAGAAGACCGGCGGCCTGGTCATGCTCGTGGGCGCCTCGGGTGCGGGCAAGTCCTCCCTGCTGAACGCCGGTCTGGTGCCGGCGCTGGAACAGGACGCGCGGGAGGTGGTGCAGCTCGTGCCGGGCGCCCATCCGCTCGCCGAGCTGACCGAACGGATACCCGAGCTCGCGCCCCTCGTCTCCACTCCGGACGTGGATACGCAGGCAGTGCGGGAGGCCGTCGCCGAATGGGCGCGGCCCTCCTCCCCCACCGGCCCCGTCGTCATCGTGGACCAGTTCGAGGAGGCCTTCACCCTCTGCTCCGACGAGGCGGACCGGCGTACGTTCATCCAGCTCCTGCACGCCGCGTGCGCTCCCGCCTCCGACGGCCCCGCCCCCGTCCTCGTGGTCCTCGGCATACGCGCCGACTTCTACGAGCAGTGCCTCGCCCATCCCGAGCTGGCCGACGCGCTGCAGCACCGGCACATGGTGCTCGGGCCGCTGACCACGGCCGAGTTGCGCGAGGCGGTGACCGGTCCCGCCAAGGCCGTGGGCCTGGAGCTGGAACCGGGCCTTGCGGAACTGATCGTCCGTGAGGTGAGCGCCGACGGCCTGCGTGGGGCGCACGACGCCGGTGTGCTGCCGCTGCTCTCCCACGCCCTGCTCGCCACCTGGCAGCGCCGGAAGGCGGGCCGGCTGACGCTGGCGGGCTACCGGGCGGCGGGCGGAATCCAGGGCGCGGTGGCGGCGACCGCGGAGCGGGCCTGGTCCGGCCTCGACCCGGCGGCGCGTACGGCCGCGCGGCTGCTGCTGCTCAGGCTGGTCCGGCTGGGCGAGGACACCCAGGCCACGCGCAGGCGCGGGACCCGGCGGCAGCTCGCGGAGGAGTCGACGGACCCCGACAAGACGGAGGAGTCGCTGGAGGCGCTGGTCAGGGCCCGGTTGGTGACGCTCGACGCGGAGAGCGTGGAGATCACTCATGAGGCGCTGCTGCACGCCTGGCCGCGGCTGCGCGACTGGATCGACGAGGGCCGCAGCGACCATCTGCTGCGTCAGCGGCTGGAGGAGGACAGCCGGTCCTGGGAGGGCTCGAACCGCGACACGGCGCTGCTGTACCGGGGTTCCCGGCTTGAGCAGGCCCACAGCTGGGCCAAGTCCGCCGGGGACACCTTCCTGACCCGCAGCGCGGTGGAGTTCCTGGCGGCGTCGGTGCGCTTGCGCAGGCGCGTGGTCTGGATCAGCCGGGGTGCGGTCGCGGCGCTGGTGGTCCTGGCGGTCGTGGCCGTCGGTGCGGCGGTGGTCGCGATACAGCAGCGGGACGACGCGGTGTTCGCGCAGGTGCTCGCCGAGTCCGATCGCGTGCAGTCCACGGATCCGTCGCTGTCCGCGCAGCTCGGCCTGGTGGCGCATCGGCTGCGGCCGGACGACGCGGACGCCAACAACCGGCTGATCTCGATCGTCAACGCACCGCTGGCCACACCGCTGCTCGGCCACACCGGCGCCGTCTACCTCACCACGTTCAGCCCGGACGGCCGGCTTCTGGCCACCGCCAGCTACGACCGGACCGTACGCCTGTGGGACGTGTCGGACCCGACCCGGCCCAAGGCCGTCGGCAAACCCCTGACCGGGCACACCAGTTGGGTGAGCAGCGCGGTCTTCAGCCCCGACGGGAAGACCCTGGCCAGCGCGGGGGACGACGGCACGCTCCGGCTGTGGGACGTGAGCGATCCGAGCCGTCCGCGGTCGCTCGGCGCCCCGCTGACCGGGCACGACGGCACGATCTACCTGGTCGCCTTCAGCCCGGACGGGCACACGCTGGCCACCGCCGACGAGGAACGGAACGTACGTCTGTGGGATGTGCGCGACATACGACGGCCGAGGACGCTCGGCACGCTGACCGGCCACACCGCACCCGTGCGCTCGGTGGCGTTCAGCCCCGACGGGCGCACGCTGGCGGCGGGCGGCGACGACAACACGGTCACGCTGTGGGACATGGACGATCCGCGCCGTCCGGAACGGATCGGTACGCCGCTGACCGGCCACACCGACACCGTGCACTCCGTGGCCTTCAGCCCCGACGGCCGCACGCTCGCCAGCGGCAGCTCGGACAACACCATCCGGCTGTGGGACGTCACCGACCGTGCCCACGCGACCGCGCTCGGCGCGCCGCTGACCGGGCACACCGGCCCCATCTGGTCCGTGGCCTTCAGCCCGGACGGAAGCATGCTCGCCGCAGGCAGCGCGGACAGCACGGCGAGTCTGTGGAACGTCCGCAATCCGGCGTATCCGTCGCAGGTCGGCATGCCGCTCGCGGGCAGCAGCGGGGAGATGTACGCCATCGGCTTCAGCCCCGACGGCCGTACCCTCGCCACCGGCACCGGCGACGGCAAGGCCCGGCTCTGGTCGATCCCGCGGTCGGACATGATCGGCCGCATCGGGGCGTTCCGCCGGGACGGGAAGATTCTCGCCACGGGCAGCGGCGACAGCAAGATCCGGCTGTGGAACGTGGCCAGTCCCGGCCGGCCCGTGGCGCTGGGCAAGCCGTTCACGACCGGGGAGCGGGACATCCGGCTGCTGGTGTTCTCGCCCGACGGCCGCACCCTCGCCGTCCTCACCGGCGTCCGCAACACGGTGCAGCTGTGGAACATCGCCGACCCCGCCCACCCCGTCGCATACGGCAAGCCGGTCCTGCTGCACACGCGGTATTCGGGCCCCGACTCGCTCGCCTTCAGCCCCGACGGCCGCACCCTCGCCAGCGCCTACGACGACCGCACCATCCAGCTGTGGAACGCCGCCGACCCGGCCCACCTCGTCCCGCTCGGCAAGCCGCTCACCGGTCACAAGGGGTACGTCAACTCCCTCGCCTTCAGCCCCGACGGACGCACCCTGGCCAGCGGCAGCGCCGACCTCACGATCCGGCTGTGGAACGTCACCGACCTGCGCCACGCGACCCCGCTCGGCAAACCGCTCACCGGGCACCTCGGCCCCATCAACGCCCTGGCCTACACCCCGGACGGCCGCACCCTGGCCAGCGGCAGCGACGACAACACGGTCCGCCTGTGGAACGTCACCGACCCCGACGGGGCGACCCTGCTGGGCCGTCCCCTCACCGGCCACACCGAGGCGCTGGTGTCGCTCACCTTCAGCCACGACGGCCGCACCCTGGCCAGCGGCGGCAACGACAACACGGTCCGCCTGTGGAACGTCACCGACCCCGCCGACGCCAGCCCCATCGGCCAGTCGATGAGCCCCAACGCCAAGACGGGCAACTTCCTGTCGTTCAGCCCCGCAGGCCACATGCTCGGGGTGTCGAGCGGCTCCGACACCGTACGGCTGTGGAATCTGGACGTCGACCAGGCGATCAGCCGGATCTGCTCGGCCACCCACGGCGTACTGACCCGGGAGAAATGGCAGGAGTACCTGCCCCGTCTGTCGTACGAGCCGCCGTGCCGCCAGTGA
- a CDS encoding RidA family protein: MERTAVNPVTWSVEMGFNQGEVISGHTRTLYISGQTAMSADGKPQHDGDMAAQLALSIDNLEAVLGEAGMSLTDLVRLNVYTTDVDLLFQHYGVLAARLGTAGVAPTTTMLGVTRLAIPGQMVELEGTAVA; the protein is encoded by the coding sequence GTGGAACGAACGGCGGTCAACCCGGTGACGTGGTCGGTGGAGATGGGCTTCAACCAGGGTGAGGTCATCTCCGGACACACCCGGACCCTGTACATCTCGGGGCAGACCGCGATGAGCGCCGACGGCAAGCCCCAGCATGACGGCGACATGGCGGCGCAGTTGGCGCTGAGCATCGACAACCTGGAGGCCGTGCTCGGCGAGGCCGGCATGTCTCTCACCGACCTCGTCCGGCTCAACGTCTACACGACCGACGTCGACCTCCTTTTCCAGCACTACGGCGTACTGGCGGCGCGGTTGGGCACCGCCGGGGTGGCACCGACCACCACGATGCTCGGGGTGACGCGGCTGGCGATCCCGGGCCAGATGGTCGAGCTTGAGGGGACCGCTGTCGCGTGA
- a CDS encoding RHS repeat-associated core domain-containing protein, with amino-acid sequence MSSRAYGTSFRRARIHARRTALAASVAVALTVGAIPAVAAPDDADKPVSAWGRDGEKAKMPPVKVGTTRAPGPVREKEAPAALAQWRAAQKTRALAGKSAPQPGAKSLAAAEAVVPKGQGQVPWHQISDVRVTDSLVARINYSSGNLMLTATDFQVAGVGQQLQLNRTYNSMDAPWGKISQRWWANYERYLQIETGKVVLYDATGGSVSFTKKADGSYATPEGHRLDLAQTSNGEFTVTERGSGRKDTYSQYGTLLKTTDRNGGHILVDQHDEGTDHKGFKLTDSRSGRWIDLLKTDASQWQAKDNSGRTVVYDLNPSGDLAKTTDAEGKATVFGYDADRRLTKITTPEGRVTVFTYDSRNRVTSMKRATAFDGSGETGPTYNYRYSSDTPNTAGTTTVTDPVGDTTTYTYAADGEITKVIDALGHSRERTYDANRNVTTAVDAMGVGSTPGNVTAYGWDARSNPTSAKLPTGATSTLTAYRTIAGADVPGKLTTADGASVSYTYDDAGNTTKETVAGAEGGTRTFTYNPATPTCGGFEGQRCEVKDAGGHATKFGYDAKGNLTKVTPPNPLGTITYTYDSLGRVETSVDGRGIKTVYVYDNRNRITKVSSTNSTVSYAWDGDGNLKQRSDSTGIVRYDFDPLSRETIRTLQDGSQTVLTYTADGNVETYHDPNGLIRYTYTKTNKLESLTDGFGQKTGYEYNANDARTKVSYPGGTVATTTRDKSNRVTAIKATSPKGTLMDLAYTYAYTSGSTTKDGSKIRTRTDAVTGLERAYTYDSAGRLTFTRQTKNGAADNSWLYCYDGAGNLTSQGTAAGCPGGSTYTYNDASQITGKNGSTANWSYDGAGNETAAAPTAELTRTGGQWSDYSQLTSITQGGTTYKGRYGSTDNSERTEFGGTLFHHGPLGLSAQSSGGVDTNFTREPGGTLNSFRTKDATYYYLADAIGSIEAVVNADGEKVNTYSYSPRGVTGATERVPQPYRFAGGYQDPTGLYHLGARYFDANLGRFTQPDPSGLEANPYLYASGDPTNIIDPSGLFGFGGLVDALGGGVDALGWAGDGVSAITKLATGDTVGMWGDVAGFIGGGAFLVGCELVMLGGAIPTAGASAVAGQAVCFAGSWAAGEVASSTVEWALG; translated from the coding sequence ATGTCGTCACGTGCCTACGGCACGTCGTTCAGACGCGCCCGGATTCATGCAAGACGCACCGCCCTGGCGGCCTCGGTCGCCGTTGCACTCACCGTGGGAGCAATCCCAGCCGTTGCCGCTCCCGATGACGCCGACAAGCCGGTCTCGGCCTGGGGCAGGGACGGCGAGAAGGCCAAGATGCCACCGGTCAAGGTCGGAACGACCAGGGCCCCGGGGCCAGTTCGCGAGAAGGAGGCGCCCGCCGCGCTGGCCCAGTGGCGAGCCGCCCAGAAGACGCGGGCCCTCGCCGGGAAGAGCGCACCGCAACCCGGCGCGAAGTCGCTCGCCGCCGCTGAAGCCGTGGTGCCCAAGGGCCAGGGGCAGGTTCCCTGGCACCAGATATCCGACGTCCGCGTCACCGATTCTCTGGTGGCCCGCATCAACTACTCGTCCGGCAACCTGATGCTCACCGCGACCGACTTCCAGGTCGCCGGGGTCGGCCAGCAGCTCCAGCTCAACCGCACGTACAACTCGATGGACGCACCCTGGGGCAAGATCTCCCAGCGCTGGTGGGCCAACTACGAGCGGTACTTACAGATCGAGACCGGCAAGGTCGTCCTCTACGACGCCACCGGCGGCTCCGTCTCCTTCACGAAGAAAGCCGACGGCAGCTACGCCACACCCGAGGGCCACCGCCTGGACCTGGCGCAGACCTCCAACGGCGAGTTCACGGTCACCGAGCGCGGTTCGGGCCGCAAGGACACCTACAGCCAGTACGGGACGCTGCTGAAGACGACTGACCGCAACGGCGGCCACATCCTGGTCGATCAGCACGACGAGGGCACCGATCACAAGGGCTTCAAGCTCACCGACAGCCGCTCGGGCCGCTGGATCGACCTGCTCAAGACGGACGCTTCGCAGTGGCAGGCGAAGGACAACTCCGGCCGCACGGTGGTCTACGACCTCAACCCGTCCGGCGACCTGGCCAAGACCACGGACGCCGAGGGCAAGGCAACCGTCTTCGGCTACGACGCCGACCGCCGCCTGACGAAGATCACCACCCCGGAGGGGCGGGTCACGGTCTTCACCTACGACAGCCGCAACCGGGTCACCTCGATGAAGCGGGCCACTGCCTTCGACGGCTCCGGCGAGACCGGCCCCACCTACAACTACCGCTACTCGTCGGACACCCCGAACACCGCCGGCACCACCACGGTCACCGACCCGGTCGGCGACACCACCACCTACACCTACGCGGCCGATGGCGAGATCACCAAGGTCATCGACGCGCTCGGCCACTCCCGCGAGCGCACCTACGACGCCAACCGCAACGTGACCACCGCCGTGGACGCCATGGGGGTCGGCAGCACCCCGGGCAACGTCACCGCGTATGGCTGGGATGCCCGATCCAACCCGACCAGCGCGAAACTGCCGACCGGCGCCACCTCGACGCTGACCGCGTACCGGACCATCGCGGGCGCGGATGTGCCGGGCAAGCTGACCACTGCGGACGGAGCCTCGGTCAGCTACACCTACGACGATGCCGGTAACACCACGAAGGAAACGGTCGCCGGCGCCGAGGGAGGCACCCGCACCTTCACCTACAACCCTGCCACGCCCACCTGCGGCGGCTTCGAGGGCCAGCGCTGCGAGGTGAAGGACGCAGGCGGGCATGCCACCAAGTTCGGTTACGACGCCAAGGGCAACCTGACCAAGGTCACTCCGCCCAACCCGCTGGGCACGATCACGTACACGTACGACAGCCTGGGCCGGGTGGAGACGTCCGTGGACGGGCGCGGCATCAAGACCGTCTACGTGTACGACAACCGCAACCGGATCACCAAGGTGTCCAGCACCAACTCCACCGTCAGCTATGCCTGGGACGGTGACGGCAACCTCAAGCAGCGCTCGGACTCGACCGGCATCGTCCGTTACGACTTCGACCCGCTCAGCCGCGAGACCATTCGCACCCTGCAGGACGGCTCCCAGACCGTCCTGACCTACACCGCAGACGGCAACGTGGAGACGTACCACGACCCGAACGGGCTGATCCGCTACACCTACACCAAGACCAACAAGCTGGAGTCGCTCACCGACGGCTTCGGGCAGAAGACCGGCTACGAGTACAACGCCAACGACGCCCGTACCAAGGTCAGTTACCCGGGCGGCACGGTCGCGACGACGACCCGGGACAAGTCCAACCGGGTCACTGCCATCAAGGCGACCTCGCCCAAGGGCACTCTGATGGACCTGGCGTACACCTACGCGTACACCAGCGGGTCGACGACCAAGGACGGCTCGAAGATCCGCACCCGGACCGACGCCGTCACCGGCCTCGAACGCGCCTACACCTACGACTCCGCCGGGCGTCTGACGTTCACCAGGCAGACCAAGAACGGCGCCGCCGACAACAGTTGGCTGTACTGCTACGACGGCGCGGGCAACCTCACCTCGCAGGGCACCGCCGCCGGCTGCCCGGGCGGCTCCACGTACACCTACAACGACGCCTCCCAGATCACCGGCAAGAACGGATCGACCGCCAACTGGTCGTACGACGGCGCCGGAAACGAGACCGCGGCCGCCCCGACAGCCGAACTGACCCGCACCGGCGGCCAGTGGAGCGACTACTCCCAGCTGACATCGATCACACAGGGCGGCACCACCTACAAGGGCCGCTACGGCAGCACGGACAACTCCGAGCGCACCGAGTTCGGCGGCACGCTCTTCCACCACGGGCCGCTCGGCCTGTCCGCCCAGAGCAGCGGTGGTGTGGACACCAACTTCACGCGCGAGCCAGGCGGCACCCTCAACTCGTTCCGCACCAAGGACGCCACGTACTACTACCTCGCCGACGCCATCGGCAGCATCGAGGCAGTGGTCAATGCGGACGGCGAGAAAGTGAACACCTACTCCTACAGCCCTCGCGGCGTCACCGGCGCCACCGAACGAGTCCCCCAGCCCTACCGGTTCGCCGGCGGCTACCAGGACCCGACCGGCCTCTACCACCTCGGCGCCCGCTACTTCGATGCCAACCTCGGCCGCTTCACCCAGCCCGACCCATCGGGCCTGGAGGCCAACCCCTACCTCTACGCATCCGGTGACCCGACCAACATCATCGACCCCAGCGGTCTGTTCGGTTTCGGCGGACTGGTGGACGCGCTCGGCGGCGGCGTGGACGCACTCGGGTGGGCCGGCGACGGCGTGAGTGCCATCACGAAACTGGCCACAGGGGACACGGTCGGAATGTGGGGGGATGTCGCAGGCTTCATCGGCGGCGGCGCCTTCTTGGTCGGCTGCGAACTCGTCATGCTGGGCGGCGCCATCCCAACGGCTGGAGCGTCGGCCGTAGCAGGGCAGGCGGTTTGCTTCGCCGGTTCATGGGCGGCCGGCGAAGTTGCCTCCAGTACCGTTGAATGGGCCCTCGGCTAG
- a CDS encoding glycosyltransferase codes for MSRRVVIVTAVHAPSAAFLADAHRSLCAQELPVGWEWHWVIQEDGTTDAVAPYVPDDDRVTFRQGRPGGPGVARTIALAHADGDYVKILDADDQLTPGALARDLAALEADPTIGWATSRALDLLPDGSTVGFPGDPGHGPVERGTVLDFWKANDFRAQVHPATLCVRRDLLLALGGWMALPASEDTGLLLALNSVSRGWFSAEVGLLYRKWEGQVTGQASHADPGEREARMAVVQARARALAGLRWSYPVAG; via the coding sequence GTGAGCCGGCGCGTCGTCATCGTCACCGCCGTGCACGCGCCCTCGGCCGCGTTCCTGGCGGACGCCCACAGGTCGCTGTGCGCACAGGAGTTGCCCGTCGGCTGGGAGTGGCACTGGGTGATCCAGGAGGACGGCACGACCGACGCCGTCGCCCCGTACGTCCCCGACGACGACCGCGTGACCTTCCGACAGGGACGCCCCGGCGGCCCCGGTGTCGCCCGCACGATCGCCCTCGCACACGCCGACGGCGACTACGTGAAGATCCTCGACGCCGACGACCAGCTCACCCCCGGCGCACTCGCCCGCGACCTGGCGGCACTGGAGGCCGACCCCACGATCGGCTGGGCGACGTCGCGGGCGCTGGATCTCTTGCCGGACGGCTCGACGGTCGGCTTCCCCGGCGATCCCGGACACGGCCCCGTCGAGCGCGGGACCGTACTCGACTTCTGGAAGGCCAACGACTTCCGCGCCCAGGTCCATCCGGCGACGCTGTGCGTACGCCGGGATCTGCTGCTGGCGCTCGGCGGCTGGATGGCCCTGCCCGCGTCCGAGGACACCGGGCTGCTGCTGGCCCTCAACTCCGTGAGCCGTGGCTGGTTCTCGGCGGAGGTGGGGCTGCTGTACCGCAAGTGGGAGGGCCAGGTCACCGGCCAGGCGTCCCATGCCGATCCGGGCGAACGGGAGGCGCGGATGGCGGTGGTTCAGGCGCGGGCACGGGCGCTGGCGGGGTTGCGGTGGAGCTATCCGGTCGCCGGCTGA
- a CDS encoding UTRA domain-containing protein — protein sequence MPKAYEEIDDDLRHPRPRAVRDNTRHQWEKDRARRPLRTRAGTGATEHETGLHREDLVFYAKYRKIEAPKALADAFGVPAGTLLLERTYRTRCATGTAPFSLVTSYLVHDMIAANPDVLDDSKEPWPGGTQHQLWTVGIEVDRVEERFTARPPTPQEATELELPPGTAVILLRKTSYDIHDRVVDISQVTLPGNRTELVFTTPLERW from the coding sequence GTGCCGAAAGCGTACGAAGAGATCGACGACGACCTCCGCCACCCGCGCCCCCGCGCCGTCCGCGACAACACGCGGCACCAGTGGGAGAAGGACCGCGCCCGCCGTCCGCTGCGCACACGGGCCGGGACCGGCGCCACGGAACACGAGACCGGCCTGCACCGCGAGGACCTCGTCTTCTACGCCAAGTACCGCAAGATCGAGGCACCGAAGGCCCTCGCGGACGCGTTCGGCGTCCCGGCGGGAACCCTGCTCCTGGAGCGGACGTACCGCACCCGCTGTGCGACCGGGACGGCCCCGTTCAGCCTGGTCACCTCCTACCTGGTCCACGACATGATCGCGGCCAATCCCGACGTCCTGGACGACAGCAAGGAGCCCTGGCCCGGCGGCACCCAGCACCAGCTCTGGACGGTCGGCATCGAGGTGGACCGCGTCGAGGAACGCTTCACCGCCCGTCCCCCGACGCCTCAGGAGGCGACAGAGCTGGAGCTGCCGCCCGGTACGGCGGTGATCCTGCTGCGCAAGACGTCGTACGACATCCATGACCGCGTCGTCGACATCTCCCAGGTCACACTGCCCGGCAACCGCACGGAACTCGTCTTCACCACGCCTCTGGAAAGGTGGTGA